One Streptomyces drozdowiczii DNA segment encodes these proteins:
- a CDS encoding DUF397 domain-containing protein — MSTDLEWFKSSYSGPDSGNCIEVALSWSKSSYSGQNGGDCVEVATCPHTVHIRDSKDTTVPALAVSPAAWDTFIRHTTA, encoded by the coding sequence ATGAGCACTGACCTTGAGTGGTTCAAGAGCAGCTACAGCGGCCCGGACAGCGGCAACTGCATCGAGGTCGCACTCTCCTGGTCCAAGTCCAGCTACAGCGGCCAGAACGGCGGCGACTGCGTCGAGGTCGCCACCTGCCCCCACACCGTCCACATCCGCGACTCCAAGGACACCACCGTCCCCGCGCTCGCCGTCTCCCCCGCCGCCTGGGACACGTTCATCCGGCACACCACCGCGTAA